In Quercus robur chromosome 11, dhQueRobu3.1, whole genome shotgun sequence, the following proteins share a genomic window:
- the LOC126706800 gene encoding ADP-ribosylation factor 1-like, producing MGAIISRLAKRFLTKCEMRILMVGLDASGKTTILYKLKLGEIVTSIPTIGFNVETVEYKNINFTVWDVGGQDKIRPLWRHYFQNTQGLIFVVDSNDRERVAEARNELHRIIVEFELGNAVLLVFANKQDLPNSMSASEVADKLGLYSLNQRPWYVQSASTTSGQGLYEGIDWL from the exons ATGGGTGCTATCATATCTAGACTAGCAAAGAGGTTTCTTACAAAATGTGAGATGAGGATTCTGATGGTGGGTCTTGATGCTTCTGGGAAGACCACCATCTTGTACAAGCTCAAACTGGGAGAGATTGTTACATCCATACCTACAATTG GTTTTAATGTGGAGACTGTAGAGTACAAGAATATTAACTTCACTGTCTGGGATGTAGGAGGACAAGATAAG ATTCGACCTTTATGGAGACATTACTTTCAAAATACTCAAGGACTAATCTTTGTCGTGGACAGCAATGATAGAGAAAGAGTTGCAGAAGCCAGGAATGAGCTACATCGTATTATTGTTGAG TTTGAATTAGGCAATGCCGTCCTTCTTGTCTTTGCCAATAAGCAGGACCTTCCAAATTCTATGAGTGCTTCTGAGGTTGCTGATAAACTTGGCCTATACTCACTCAATCAGCGTCCCTG GTACGTCCAGAGTGCTTCTACCACCTCTGGCCAAGGACTATATGAAGGTATTGACTGGTTATAG
- the LOC126706801 gene encoding uncharacterized protein LOC126706801 isoform X1, with protein sequence MGKSRSLLELTSKADLKFEKKRQFYTKVKDTVAALSAQKAIGKKKKLRSRQKKLKVYDLSTLSDFLPDLKTPGQPTPPTDELKPNCKSMKKLILKEGKQLSTVLNHPAFQLDPLAAIHQHLQSTQPVIDEKPKKKKNKNGGRKKKAKKSKASDGPQSMVM encoded by the exons ATGGGCAAGTCACGCTCACT GCTGGAATTGACGTCTAAAGCAGACCTTAAATTTGAGAAGAAACGCCAGTTTTATACAA AGGTTAAAGATACTGTTGCTGCCCTGAGTGCCCAGAAGGCTATTGGCAAG AAGAAGAAACTTAGAAGCCGACAGAAGAAATTGAAAGTATATGATCTCTCGACCCTCTCAGATTTCCTTCCTGATTTGAAGACCCCGGGGCAACCAACTCCTCCTACAGATGAGTTGAAGCCAAATTGTAAATCTATGAAAAAGTTAAT CTTGAAGGAAGGAAAACAGCTGAGTACAGTTCTTAATCATCCTGCTTTCCAGTTGGATCCTTTGGCTGCCATTCATCAACACCTGCAGAGCACACAACCTGTTATAGAtgagaaaccaaagaaaaagaagaataaaaatggAGGGAGGAAGAAAAAAGCTAAGAAATCTAAGGCTTCAGATGGACCTCAATCTATGGTTATGTGA
- the LOC126706801 gene encoding uncharacterized protein LOC126706801 isoform X2: MGKSRSLLELTSKADLKFEKKRQFYTKVKDTVAALSAQKAIGKKKKLRSRQKKLKVYDLSTLSDFLPDLKTPGQPTPPTDELKPNCKSMKKLILKEGKQLSTVLNHPAFQLDPLAAIHQHLQSTQPVIDEKPKKKKNKNGGRKKKAKKSKASDGPQSMVM; the protein is encoded by the exons ATGGGCAAGTCACGCTCACT GCTGGAATTGACGTCTAAAGCAGACCTTAAATTTGAGAAGAAACGCCAGTTTTATACAA AGGTTAAAGATACTGTTGCTGCCCTGAGTGCCCAGAAGGCTATTGGCAAG AAGAAGAAACTTAGAAGCCGACAGAAGAAATTGAAAGTATATGATCTCTCGACCCTCTCAGATTTCCTTCCTGATTTGAAGACCCCGGGGCAACCAACTCCTCCTACAGATGAGTTGAAGCCAAATTGTAAATCTATGAAAAAGTTAAT CTTGAAGGAAGGAAAACAGCTGAGTACAGTTCTTAATCATCCTGCTTTCCAGTTGGATCCTTTGGCTGCCATTCATCAACACCTGCAGAGCACACAACCTGTTATAGAtgagaaaccaaagaaaaagaagaataaaaatggAGGGAGGAAGAAAAAAGCTAAGAAATCTAAGGCTTCAGATGGAC